The nucleotide sequence GTCGGGGTGACCGTCAATGATGTCTTCCTCGGCCTCTGTGCGGGCGCCATGCGGCGCTACCTCGACGAGATTCAGGCCTTGCCCGAGCAGCCGCTGACGGCTGGGATACCGGTGTCGATTCGCCCGGCCGATGATGATGAAACCGGCAATGCCATCAGCTTCATCATCGCCAATCTCAATACCCATCTGGCCGACCCGCTCACCCGCCTGCACTCCATCCATCGCTCCACCGAGGTGGCCAAACAGCACCTGCAGCAGCTGCCGAAGGCGGGGCTGGAAAACTACACCGCCTTGTTCATGGCGCCGTTCATCCTGCAATTGCTGGCGGGTCTGGGCGGCAAGACGCGACCCATGTTCAACGTGACCATTTCCAACGTGCCGGGCCCCACCGAGCCGTTGTACTTCAATGGCGCGCGGCTGGAGCAGATGTACCCGGTGTCGCTGTTGTCACACGGTCAGGGGCTGAACATCACGGTGGTCAGCTACGCCGGCCAGTTCAATGTCGGTCTCACCGGCTGTCGCGACACCCTGCCGCACATGCAGCGCCTGGCGGTGTATATGGGCGAGGAGCTCGACACCCTCGAACAGCTGGCCGGGCTCAAGCGCAAGCCTGCGCGGCGTGCCACGACGCCCCGCCGCAAATCAGCCGCCGGGCGCTGACCCGGGGGTGGCCGATGGGGCGCTCTCGCCCCAAAGGTGCACGCCGTACTTGTAGTAGCCGGTGACATTGGTGAGCCGGGCGTCGCTGTCGGTCGGGACCGGCAGCACCTCGCCCTCCAGCTGGGCAGCGAGAAACGGCGCCAGCACCTGGCCGCCACCGCCGGTAATGACGATGGCGTCGATATCCCAGTCGTCAGCCCACTGGCGATTGACATCGGTGGCAATGCGCTGCGCCAGTTGCTGGAACGCCTGCTGTACCACCGGTTTGACGTCGTGGGTCTTGCCCTTGATCTTGATACTGCCGCGGCTGACCGCTTCGTACAGACGGAACAGCTCGACGGTGATGCCCGAGCGCTCCTGCAAATGCGCTGCCACCTGCGCGTAGGCGGTGGAGATGCCGGCATCGGTCGACAGACTGCCGCGTTCGGAATAGCGGGTGCGGTCGCTGATGGTGAAGTCGGCGGTTCGAAAGCCGACATCGACAATGCCGATCTTCTGGGAAACGAAGCGCTGTGAGGCCGCCTTGCCGAGGTCGTTCAACATCAGGTTGAAGAGGCTGCCGAAGGGTTGCGGGATCACCCGGACCTGATCGATGTAGACCTGCTTGTCCTCGCGCTTGCCATCGGCGTGGACCATGGTCAGCGCATGACGACCGCGGAGCAGTGCGGTAATGGCCTCACGGTAGCGGCGGAAAAAGCTGATCGGGAGCCCGGTCACCAGGCGGACCGGCTCGCCGTCCGGCACCATCGGCGCCAGTGCGGCCAGCGCCAGTTGCTTGGCGTACTTCGACAGGAACTGCTGGGGGTCCAGGGTGAAATGACGGCCCCGTG is from Flagellatimonas centrodinii and encodes:
- a CDS encoding ParM/StbA family protein codes for the protein MKVLAADIGFGYTKATDGRQFQTFKSVLGEPNEAQFTDVLVAGQKSPPRHFIVGDEAYFVGDLAETQSRGRHFTLDPQQFLSKYAKQLALAALAPMVPDGEPVRLVTGLPISFFRRYREAITALLRGRHALTMVHADGKREDKQVYIDQVRVIPQPFGSLFNLMLNDLGKAASQRFVSQKIGIVDVGFRTADFTISDRTRYSERGSLSTDAGISTAYAQVAAHLQERSGITVELFRLYEAVSRGSIKIKGKTHDVKPVVQQAFQQLAQRIATDVNRQWADDWDIDAIVITGGGGQVLAPFLAAQLEGEVLPVPTDSDARLTNVTGYYKYGVHLWGESAPSATPGSAPGG